CCGCCGATCGCCTTCGAGAGGGTGAGCACGTCGGGGGTGATCCCGCTCCGCTCGAACCCCCACGGCTCGCCCGTTCTCCCCAGTCCCGTCTGGATCTCGTCGACGATCAGCGGGACGTCGCGCTCGCGGGTGATCCGGCGCACCTCGCGGAGCCACTCGTCGGGGGCGGGCACGACCCCGCCCTCGCCCTGGACTGGTTCGAGGATCATCCCCGCGGGGTCGACGATCCCGCTTCCCGGATCGTCGAGCAGGCGCTCGACGTACCGCGCGCCGACCCGCTCGCTCTCCGTGCCCCCGATCCCGAACGGACAGCGGCGCTCCCGGGGGTAGGGCAGGTGGTGGACGTCGGCCATCAGCCCCGGAATCGGTTCCTTGGGCTCGGTGTCACCCGTGAGGCTGAGCGAGCCGTGGGTCATCCCGTGGTAGGCGCCCCGATAGGCCAGGACGCTCCTGTTCCCGGTCGCGGTCTTTACGAGCTTCAGGGCCGCCTCGACCGCGTCGGTGCCCGCGGGCCCACAGAACTGTATCCTCGCGCGTTCGGCGAATTCGTCGGGCAGCGACTCGAACAGCCGGTCGACGAACGCCTCCTTCTCGGGGGTGGTGACGTCGAGGGTGTGCATCGGTCCCTCCCGATCGAGCACGCGCTCGACCGCCTCGCACACCTCGGGGTGGTTGTGCCCGAGCGCGAGCGACCCCGCGCCCGCCAGACAGTCGTAGTACGCGTTCCCGTCGACGTCCTCGACGACGGTCCCGCGCGCCCGGTCGAGCGCCAGCCGCAGGTGACGCGGATAGGTCCGGGCGTTCGACTCCCGTTCGGCCTGCTGGCGGAGCAACGCCTCGTTCGAGCCCGTTTCGCCGTTCATCCGTCCGTCACTCCCGTCGTGCCGCGCCGGTTCGTTTCGTCGTCGAGCATACGATCTTTTAGGCTGACCTAAAAGTTGTAAACGTTTCGATTTTAGGTGAACCTAAAGAATCGCGTCCGTCGTGGTCGCGCCCCTCGGACCGACGCGGAGGCGACCGAGTCCGCGCTCGCTAAGTGGTTCGGTCGTCTCTCCTCTCGTATGCCGGACCGCATCATGAAGGTCAACGCCTACACCACGTTCGACCTGCTCGACGGCGAGGCGACGGGCCACGGCTGGAGCGACGAGGCGCTCGCCGTACTGAACGTCACCGCGCCCCGCGAGAACCCCGATCACGTCTCGCTCAAGCTGGAACTCGACAACACGGATCTGGAGAACCTGCCCGCCCACGCCGACTCGGTGACGCTGTCGGCCGAGCAGGCCAGGACGCTCGCCGCCGAGCTCGAGAAACAGGCCGACCGGGTCGACGGGGCGAGTCGGTAGCCCGACCCGCGGAGGCGTACGTTCTTAACCGTCCGGGCGCTACTCGTCCACGATGGCCGAGTGGAAACGCGACCTGGGAAGCGGGCTCGTCGTCCTCGTACCGCTTTTGGTGACGCTGTACGCCATCGCGTGGCTGTTCTCCTTCATCGCCGGCCTGCCGCTGGTCGGCGTGATCGAGGAGCCGCTCGTCCGGGTCGTCGTCACCCTCGCGGTCTTCGCGGGCGCGCTCGCGCTCGTCGGGACGGCGACACGCACCGCCGGAGGCGCGCTCGCCAGCGGCTGGCTCGACACCGCGATCAACCGGGTCCCGATCCTCCGGGTGGTCTACAACGCCTCACAGCTGGCCGTCGAGACCGCCGTCTCCGGCGACGCGGAACTCAAGGAGCCGGTCAAGGTCACGACGTGGATGGGTGCCCGAATGACCGCGTTCAAGACCGGCAAGAGGACCGACGACGGCCGGATGCTCCTGTTCATGCCGACCGCGCCCAACGTCACCACGGGATACGTGATCGAGGTCGACCCGCTCGACGTCGAACCCACCGACGAGACCGTCGAGGAGGCGATGACCCGACTGCTCAGCGCCGGCTTCGGCGACCGGAACCGCGCACCCGCCGAGGTCGCCGCCGACGACTAAACGACCTCGGCCTCGACCGAGCCGATCCCCTCGACCTCCGCACGCACCCGGTCGCCGGCCGCGATCACGCCCGCGCCGGGCGTTCCCGTACTGAGCAGATCGCCGGGTTCGAGCGTCATCACGCGCGAGTGGAAGGCGACGAGTTCGCGCGGGGAGAACAGCATGTTCTCCATCGTGTTCTCCGCCACGGTCTCGTCGTTTCGCACCGTCCGGACCTCACGCTCGTCGAACGCCGGGGGGGAGTCGGGAACCGCGATCGTCGAACCCAGAACGAGGAACGTGTCGAAGCTCTTCGCGCGCGTGAGAAAGCGGGGGTTGCGCTCGAGGACGTCCTCGGCGGTCATGTCGATCACCGGCAGGTAGCCCGCGATCACGTCGTCGGGCTCCTCGACGTCGCTCGCCGTCCGCCCGAGCAGGACGGCGAGTTCGGCCTCGGCGGTCACGCGATCCGTCCGCTCGCTCGGGGGGAGTCGAACCGGACCGCCGGGACCCGTCACCGCCGTTCGGGGCTTCATGAAGCTCGCGGGCTCCTTTGGACGCGCTTCGCCCAGGTCGCCCGCGTGCTCCTCGTAGTTCAGCCCGATTCCCCAGAGCTTTCCCACCGATTCGAGCGCGATCGGGAGGCCGAACGCGATCCTCTCGGCGGGGACGCGCCGGGCGGGCTTCCCGCCCGGGGCGGGCAGTTCGCCCCTCGCGGCCGCCGGGAGCGCCGCGGAAACGCTCTCGAAGCCCGCGGTCGCCAGCGGGACGAACCCCTCCTCGTCGCCCAGCAACGGCCTGCCCGCCGCGGTGCGTGCGAGGTACTTCATTCCGTCCAGAAGTCGAACGAGCGCCCCGGCGCGAACACGTCGAGGCCGACGGCGCGTTCCTCGCCGGTGTTCTCGACCCGGTGGGACTCCCAGGCGTCGAGCCACACGGAGTCGTACTCGCCCAGCGTGACCGTCTCCTCCTCGGTGTGAACGGTGAGTTCGCCCTCCAGACAGAGACAGACCTGCTCGTTCTCGTGGTCGTGCATCGGCGAGCTGTGGCCCGGCGGCTTCTCGAACCACTCGAAACTGAACCCCTCGCTGCCCGCGAGCGCCCGGCGGCCCCATCCCTCCTCGGGTTCGTATCTCTCGGCGTCGTCGAACTCGACGTGTCTCATATCCGGGAATGGACGACCGCCGATAAATCGGTTTGGAAACCGGAGCCGTCGATCACGTTCTCACTGCTTTCGGCGTCCCGCCCACGGGTCCTGGTACGAGACGGCGGCGTTCACGGGCCGACGCCATCGCTCGACGTCCGCGTTGCGGGGCTCCCGAGCCCCCATCCGTCCTGCCCCGAACGGTATCGACATACCGGTCCGGCGGACCACACCGGACGCCCCGCGATCGGGTACAGAAGCTCGTCCATTCCCCTTCCCGTCCCCGGCGTGATCGAGGGGGCGTCCCGGTGTGGCCGGTGGAACGCGTGAGGTTCCCGAACGGCGGAACCCCAGCGATACGACCGACACGTTTCAGCCACTTATAGTTGATCAACTAACACTAAACCGGACAGGTCGCTCCCGACCGTATCGGGGGGTTCGTTCCCGTCGAACACGCGCGAGGACGTATGGGGTGTTCTCGACCGGAGTGCGGTTCAGAGGTTCGAGGCCCCCGCCCCGCCGTCGATCGGCACCGAGACCCCGTTGATGAAGCCCGACTTCGGCGAGGAGAGGTACGCGACGGTGTTCCCGAGTTCGATCGGGTCGCCGATCCGTTCGAGGGGGATGCCGTCGCTCCAGTCGGCCAGCCCCTCTTCGTACGAGCCGTAGTCGCCCCGGTCGACGGCCTGATCGACGAGTTCGCGGATCCGCGCGGTCTCGTGGGGGCCCGGCAACACGGCGTTGGCCCGCACCTCGGGCGCGAGTTCCTGCGAGAGCGTCTTCTCGAGGCCGATGACGCTCATGCGAACCGAGTTCGAGAGCACCAGCGAGTCGATCGCCTCCTTGACGCTCCGGGAGGTGATGGTGACGATCGTGCCG
The sequence above is drawn from the Halalkalicoccus sp. NIPERK01 genome and encodes:
- a CDS encoding DUF6360 family protein, with the translated sequence MPDRIMKVNAYTTFDLLDGEATGHGWSDEALAVLNVTAPRENPDHVSLKLELDNTDLENLPAHADSVTLSAEQARTLAAELEKQADRVDGASR
- a CDS encoding cupin domain-containing protein; the encoded protein is MRHVEFDDAERYEPEEGWGRRALAGSEGFSFEWFEKPPGHSSPMHDHENEQVCLCLEGELTVHTEEETVTLGEYDSVWLDAWESHRVENTGEERAVGLDVFAPGRSFDFWTE
- a CDS encoding diaminobutyrate--2-oxoglutarate transaminase — translated: MNGETGSNEALLRQQAERESNARTYPRHLRLALDRARGTVVEDVDGNAYYDCLAGAGSLALGHNHPEVCEAVERVLDREGPMHTLDVTTPEKEAFVDRLFESLPDEFAERARIQFCGPAGTDAVEAALKLVKTATGNRSVLAYRGAYHGMTHGSLSLTGDTEPKEPIPGLMADVHHLPYPRERRCPFGIGGTESERVGARYVERLLDDPGSGIVDPAGMILEPVQGEGGVVPAPDEWLREVRRITRERDVPLIVDEIQTGLGRTGEPWGFERSGITPDVLTLSKAIGGGLPLAVVVYDEALDVWEPGAHAGTFRGNQLAMAAGRATIEHVLEGDLDEHAAEMGERLRAGLERTGGGSDAIGAVRGRGLMLGVEVVDPTAETDALGCHPVDPGAAKRIQRECLDRGLIVERGGRRGETVRFLPPLTVSREEVDEIAGIFEEATLAAENETAEVAR
- a CDS encoding fumarylacetoacetate hydrolase family protein, with the translated sequence MKYLARTAAGRPLLGDEEGFVPLATAGFESVSAALPAAARGELPAPGGKPARRVPAERIAFGLPIALESVGKLWGIGLNYEEHAGDLGEARPKEPASFMKPRTAVTGPGGPVRLPPSERTDRVTAEAELAVLLGRTASDVEEPDDVIAGYLPVIDMTAEDVLERNPRFLTRAKSFDTFLVLGSTIAVPDSPPAFDEREVRTVRNDETVAENTMENMLFSPRELVAFHSRVMTLEPGDLLSTGTPGAGVIAAGDRVRAEVEGIGSVEAEVV
- a CDS encoding DUF502 domain-containing protein is translated as MAEWKRDLGSGLVVLVPLLVTLYAIAWLFSFIAGLPLVGVIEEPLVRVVVTLAVFAGALALVGTATRTAGGALASGWLDTAINRVPILRVVYNASQLAVETAVSGDAELKEPVKVTTWMGARMTAFKTGKRTDDGRMLLFMPTAPNVTTGYVIEVDPLDVEPTDETVEEAMTRLLSAGFGDRNRAPAEVAADD